A window of the Halopseudomonas phragmitis genome harbors these coding sequences:
- a CDS encoding sulfite exporter TauE/SafE family protein, translating into MELWHIALIALGGFAGGAMNALAGGGTFFSFPALLAAGVTPVSANATNAVALWPASLATAWALRPELRRLPWRDYLRPLLIAAAVGGLLGGLLLLLTSDQAFFTLIPWLLLIATLLFTFSRVIGQAVERLARRPREPGRLGPVGFICQWLVSVYGGFFGAGMGIMMIASLAIAGRTQVVEINAIKSLMSSVIYSVAALTFIIAGAVHWPALAIMLGGTLLGGYCGGLFARALPDAWLRALVILIGWGLTLFYFYEVYH; encoded by the coding sequence CTGGGCGGCTTCGCCGGTGGCGCGATGAACGCCCTGGCCGGTGGCGGCACTTTCTTTTCCTTTCCCGCACTGCTGGCCGCCGGGGTCACCCCGGTCAGCGCCAACGCCACCAACGCGGTGGCTCTTTGGCCCGCCAGTCTGGCCACGGCCTGGGCCCTGCGTCCGGAACTGCGACGCCTGCCCTGGCGCGATTACCTGCGCCCGCTACTGATCGCCGCCGCCGTCGGCGGCTTGCTCGGTGGGCTGCTGTTGCTGCTGACCAGTGATCAGGCCTTCTTTACCCTGATTCCCTGGTTACTGCTGATCGCCACCCTGCTGTTCACCTTCAGTCGTGTCATCGGTCAGGCCGTTGAGCGTCTGGCCCGGCGCCCGCGCGAGCCAGGCCGGCTGGGGCCGGTCGGCTTTATCTGTCAGTGGCTGGTCTCTGTGTACGGCGGTTTCTTTGGTGCCGGCATGGGCATCATGATGATTGCCAGCCTGGCGATTGCCGGGCGCACCCAGGTGGTCGAAATCAACGCGATCAAAAGTCTGATGTCGTCGGTGATCTACAGTGTGGCGGCCCTGACCTTCATCATTGCCGGCGCGGTGCACTGGCCAGCGCTGGCAATTATGCTCGGCGGCACCCTGCTGGGCGGTTACTGCGGCGGGCTGTTCGCCCGCGCCCTGCCGGACGCCTGGCTACGCGCGCTGGTGATCCTGATTGGCTGGGGGCTGACTCTGTTCTACTTCTACGAGGTGTATCATTGA
- a CDS encoding exodeoxyribonuclease VII small subunit, with the protein MARKKTTIDFEQSLTDLQALVERLESGELSLEESLTAFEQGVALTRDCQQALTQAEQKVQQLVERNGQADTVPFDAERDDQPE; encoded by the coding sequence ATGGCCCGGAAAAAGACCACCATTGATTTCGAGCAGTCGCTGACCGACCTGCAAGCGCTGGTCGAGCGCCTGGAAAGTGGCGAACTGAGCCTGGAAGAGTCCTTGACCGCCTTTGAGCAAGGCGTAGCCCTGACCCGCGACTGCCAGCAGGCACTGACCCAGGCCGAGCAAAAGGTCCAGCAACTGGTCGAACGTAATGGCCAGGCCGACACCGTACCTTTTGACGCAGAGCGTGACGACCAACCCGAATGA
- the ispA gene encoding (2E,6E)-farnesyl diphosphate synthase, protein MSDFNQYLSACQQRINSFLTDQLNNDQARLERLFSAMRYSVTIGGKRVRPLLAYAACEALNGQPAQADAVAGAVELIHAYSLIHDDLPAMDDDDLRRGQPTCHKAFDEATAILTGDALQALAFGWLASLGEYAPATRLHMVQILAHAAGPQGMVGGQAIDLGAVGEKLDLATLESMHRHKTGALISASVQLGALASGQASEPQLKALAQYAESIGLAFQVQDDILDIESDTSVLGKRQGADLARDKPTYPALLGLQGARDLASQLRDQALDSLSGFGTGAERLRQLADYIVQRRF, encoded by the coding sequence ATGAGCGATTTCAACCAGTATCTGAGCGCCTGCCAGCAACGCATCAACAGCTTCCTGACCGACCAGTTGAACAATGACCAGGCGCGTCTGGAGCGGCTGTTCAGCGCCATGCGTTACAGCGTCACCATCGGCGGCAAACGGGTACGCCCGCTATTGGCCTATGCCGCCTGTGAAGCGCTGAACGGTCAGCCGGCCCAGGCCGATGCGGTAGCCGGCGCGGTTGAGCTGATTCATGCCTACTCACTGATTCATGATGATCTGCCGGCCATGGACGATGACGATCTGCGCCGTGGCCAGCCGACCTGTCACAAAGCCTTTGACGAGGCCACCGCCATTCTCACCGGTGACGCCCTGCAAGCCCTGGCGTTCGGCTGGCTGGCCAGCTTGGGCGAGTATGCCCCAGCCACCCGGCTGCACATGGTGCAGATACTGGCGCACGCCGCCGGCCCGCAGGGCATGGTCGGCGGTCAGGCCATTGACCTGGGCGCTGTCGGGGAAAAGCTCGATCTGGCCACCCTGGAAAGCATGCACCGGCACAAGACTGGAGCGTTGATCAGCGCCAGCGTCCAGCTCGGCGCACTGGCCAGCGGGCAGGCCAGCGAACCCCAGCTCAAGGCCCTGGCCCAATATGCCGAGTCCATAGGCCTGGCCTTCCAGGTTCAGGACGACATTCTCGATATCGAAAGCGATACCAGCGTGCTGGGCAAGCGCCAGGGCGCCGATCTGGCCCGCGACAAACCCACCTACCCAGCACTGCTTGGACTGCAGGGCGCCCGCGACCTGGCCAGCCAGCTACGCGATCAGGCCCTGGACAGCCTGAGCGGGTTTGGCACTGGCGCAGAGCGCCTGCGCCAGTTGGCTGACTATATCGTCCAGCGCCGCTTCTGA